Proteins from a single region of Syngnathus scovelli strain Florida chromosome 7, RoL_Ssco_1.2, whole genome shotgun sequence:
- the sae1 gene encoding SUMO-activating enzyme subunit 1 — translation MIEKEDPIITEEEAAQYDRQIRLWGLDAQKRLRGSRVLLAGLGGLGAEVAKNLILAGVKGLTLLDHEKVTEESCRAQFLVPVTEQGRNRAEASLERAQNLNPMVEVLADTDRIEDKPDTFFLQFNAVCLTGASKEVMVRVDQLCSQHNILVFCGDVHGYYGYMFCNLGPEHNYVEEKPKVVKKSPGDSNDGPEAKKVKVDPTETTMVKKTSKFCRLKEALHVDWTSDKAKAALKRTPVDYFLLHVLLKFRTNKGRDPDPQRFAEDSQLLSKLRQDVLETLRVGRDLLSDDFISFCFSEMSPVCAVVGGVLGQEIVKALSQRDAPHRNFFFFDGRKGNGMVDYFGPN, via the exons ATGATCGAGAAGGAGGACCCGATCATCACCGAGGAAGAGGCGGCTCAGTACGATCGCCAGATCCGACTTTGGGGATTGGATGCCCAGAAGAG ACTGCGTGGATCCAGAGTTCTTCTGGCAGGTTTAGGTGGTTTGGGGGCAGAGGTAGCCAAAAATTTGATCTTGGCCGGAGTGAAAGGACTCACTTTGTTGGATCATGAAAAG GTGACGGAGGAGTCATGTCGAGCCCAGTTCCTGGTACCTGTGACTGAGCAGGGCCGGAATCGAGCTGAGGCGTCCCTGGAGCGTGCTCAGAACCTCAACCCCATGGTGGAGGTGCTTGCTGACACGGACAGAATAGAAGACAAACCTGACACTTTCTTCCTGCAGTTCAATGCG GTTTGTCTGACGGGTGCCTCTAAAGAAGTGATGGTACGCGTGGACCAGCTGTGCTCACAGCACAACATCCTGGTCTTCTGTGGTGACGTCCACGGTTACTACGGTTACATGTTCTGCAACCTCGGACCTGAGCACAACTATGTAGA ggagaaacccaaagtggtgaaGAAGTCCCCGGGCGACTCCAATGATGGTCCCGAAGCCAAAAAGGTCAAAGTGGACCCCACTGAGACCACCATGGTGAAAAAG ACGTCCAAGTTCTGCAGGTTGAAGGAGGCTCTGCATGTGGACTGGACCAGCGACAAGGCCAAAGCAGCCCTCAAGCGCACGCCTGTTGACTACTTCCTGCTTCACG TGTTGCTGAAGTTCCGCACGAACAAAGGCAGAGACCCCGACCCACAACGCTTTGCAGAGGACAGCCAACTGCTGAGTAAGCTCCGCCAGGACGTCCTGGAGACCTTGAGGGTCGGCAGGGACCTGCTCAGTGACGATTTTATCAG TTTTTGCTTCTCAGAGATGTCACCTGTGTGCGCAGTTGTGGGAGGAGTGCTCGGACAAGAAATTGTGAAG gCTCTGTCCCAGAGAGACGCTCCACATcgcaatttctttttctttgacgGCCGCAAAGGAAACGGCATGGTGGACTATTTTGGACCCAACTGA